The following proteins are encoded in a genomic region of Dokdonia donghaensis DSW-1:
- the thrS gene encoding threonine--tRNA ligase, with product MINITLPDGNVKQMDKGATPMDVAKSISEGLARNVISAKFNGETVETSTPLTEDGSITLFTWNDDEGKTAFRHSSSHVLAQAILKLYPGAKLTIGPAIENGFYYDVDLGDQTISDKDFKKIEDKMLEIARGKHDFKMRSVTKQEALDKYKGEGNEFKVELIENLEDGTITFCDHDDFTDLCRGGHIPNTGIIKAVKIMSVAGAYWRGDENKPQLTRVYGTSFPKQKDLKQYLELLEEAKKRDHRKLGKELELFTFSQRVGQGLPLWLPKGAALRERLENFLKAAQKKQGYEMVVSPHIGQKELYETSGHYAKYGADSFQPIQTPNEGEEFLLKPMNCPHHCEIYNSRPWSYKELPKRFAEFGTVYRYEQSGELHGLTRVRGFTQDDAHIFCTPDQLDEEFMKVIDLVLYVFGSLGFEDFTAQVSLRDPENPDKYIGEDENWVKAENAILNAAKAKGLNYVVETGEAAFYGPKLDFMVKDALGRSWQLGTIQVDYNLPERFELQYKGSDNETHRPVMIHRAPFGSMERFVAILLEHTGGNFPLWLMPQQATILTLSEKYEKYAQNVLNLLENHEIRALIDNRGETMGKKIREAEMQKLPFMLIIGEQEEKDGTISVRRHGGEDLGSMTIDAFAKIVSTEIASTMKTFD from the coding sequence ATGATCAATATCACTTTGCCAGATGGCAATGTAAAACAGATGGACAAAGGAGCTACTCCTATGGATGTCGCAAAGAGCATCAGCGAGGGGCTGGCGCGCAACGTTATTTCTGCAAAATTTAATGGGGAGACCGTAGAGACCTCTACCCCACTTACAGAAGATGGATCGATTACCTTATTTACCTGGAATGATGATGAAGGGAAGACTGCCTTTAGACACTCTTCTTCTCACGTGCTTGCTCAAGCTATATTAAAGTTATACCCTGGGGCAAAACTTACTATAGGCCCAGCTATAGAAAATGGTTTTTATTATGATGTTGATCTAGGTGATCAAACTATTTCTGATAAAGACTTTAAGAAGATAGAAGATAAGATGCTCGAGATTGCTCGTGGAAAGCACGATTTTAAAATGCGATCTGTAACAAAGCAAGAAGCTCTTGATAAATATAAAGGTGAAGGAAATGAGTTTAAGGTAGAACTTATTGAAAATCTAGAAGATGGTACTATCACTTTTTGTGATCACGACGACTTTACAGATTTATGTCGCGGGGGACATATACCTAATACAGGTATCATAAAAGCCGTAAAGATTATGAGTGTTGCTGGTGCATACTGGCGTGGTGATGAAAACAAACCACAACTTACTCGTGTTTATGGAACTTCTTTCCCAAAACAAAAAGATCTTAAACAATACCTAGAACTTCTAGAAGAAGCAAAGAAGCGTGACCACAGAAAACTAGGAAAAGAACTAGAACTATTTACCTTCTCACAGCGCGTAGGTCAAGGTTTACCTTTATGGCTACCTAAGGGAGCTGCTTTACGTGAACGCTTAGAAAACTTCCTTAAGGCTGCACAAAAGAAACAGGGTTACGAGATGGTGGTATCACCACATATAGGACAAAAAGAATTATATGAAACATCTGGCCACTATGCAAAGTATGGAGCAGACAGTTTTCAACCTATACAAACACCTAACGAGGGTGAAGAGTTTTTACTTAAACCTATGAACTGCCCTCATCACTGTGAGATATACAACAGTCGCCCGTGGAGTTATAAAGAACTACCTAAGCGCTTTGCAGAGTTTGGAACCGTATATCGATATGAGCAGTCTGGAGAGCTACACGGTCTTACGCGTGTAAGAGGATTTACTCAAGATGATGCACACATCTTCTGTACACCAGACCAGCTGGATGAAGAGTTTATGAAAGTAATAGACTTGGTTCTTTATGTTTTTGGCTCACTAGGGTTTGAAGACTTTACAGCTCAAGTCTCTTTACGTGATCCAGAAAATCCAGATAAATATATAGGAGAAGACGAAAACTGGGTAAAAGCAGAAAATGCAATTCTTAACGCTGCAAAAGCAAAAGGGCTTAACTATGTTGTTGAAACTGGTGAGGCAGCATTTTATGGACCTAAGCTAGACTTTATGGTAAAAGATGCCTTAGGTCGCAGCTGGCAACTAGGAACTATACAGGTAGATTACAACTTGCCTGAGCGTTTTGAATTACAGTACAAAGGCAGTGACAATGAGACGCACAGGCCGGTAATGATACACCGTGCCCCTTTTGGCAGTATGGAGCGATTTGTTGCTATATTATTAGAACATACGGGTGGTAATTTCCCTCTCTGGCTTATGCCACAGCAAGCTACAATTCTGACATTGAGTGAGAAATATGAGAAATATGCTCAGAATGTATTAAATTTGCTAGAAAATCACGAAATTCGCGCCCTTATAGATAACCGAGGCGAGACTATGGGTAAGAAAATACGGGAAGCAGAGATGCAAAAACTTCCGTTTATGCTTATTATAGGAGAGCAAGAGGAAAAAGATGGCACAATATCTGTAAGAAGACACGGTGGTGAGGATTTAGGTAGTATGACTATTGACGCTTTCGCGAAAATTGTATCTACCGAGATTGCATCGACAATGAAAACATTTGATTAA
- the infC gene encoding translation initiation factor IF-3 — MKEDQHKINQKIRAKEVRLVGDNVEVGIYPIQKAQALASELELDLVEISPNAAPPVCKIIDYKKFVYEQKKREKIMKAKASKVIIKEIRFGPNTDDHDYEFKKKHAEKFLKEGAKLKAYVFFKGRSIIYKDKGEILLLKLAQELEELGKVEQLPRLEGKRMTMFIAPKKK; from the coding sequence ATTAAGGAAGACCAACACAAAATCAACCAAAAGATACGTGCAAAAGAAGTACGTCTAGTGGGAGACAATGTGGAAGTAGGGATTTACCCTATCCAAAAAGCACAAGCACTAGCTAGCGAACTAGAGCTAGACCTTGTTGAAATATCACCTAACGCTGCTCCGCCAGTTTGTAAGATTATAGACTATAAAAAGTTTGTATACGAGCAAAAGAAACGCGAGAAGATAATGAAGGCAAAAGCCTCAAAAGTGATAATCAAGGAGATTCGTTTTGGTCCTAACACAGATGATCACGACTACGAGTTTAAAAAGAAACACGCAGAGAAGTTCCTTAAAGAAGGAGCAAAACTTAAAGCGTATGTTTTCTTTAAAGGTCGTTCTATCATCTATAAAGACAAAGGAGAAATACTACTTCTTAAACTAGCTCAAGAGCTAGAAGAGTTAGGAAAAGTAGAGCAACTCCCAAGACTTGAAGGAAAGCGTATGACAATGTTCATCGCACCAAAAAAGAAATAA
- the rpmI gene encoding 50S ribosomal protein L35 codes for MPKMKTKSSAKKRFKLTGTGKIKRKHAFKSHILTKKSKKRKLALTHDGLVHEADENNVKLMLNLK; via the coding sequence ATGCCTAAAATGAAAACAAAATCCAGTGCTAAGAAGCGTTTTAAGCTTACCGGAACTGGTAAAATCAAAAGAAAGCACGCTTTTAAGAGTCACATTTTGACAAAAAAATCTAAGAAGCGCAAGCTAGCTCTGACGCACGACGGTCTTGTACACGAAGCAGATGAGAATAATGTTAAATTGATGCTTAACCTTAAGTAA
- the rplT gene encoding 50S ribosomal protein L20 encodes MPRSVNSVAKRARRKKVMKQAKGYFGRRKNVWTVAKNAVDKAMSYAYRDRRQKKRNFRSLWITRINAGARMHGMSYSQFMGGVKANGIELNRKVLADLAMNHPEAFEAIINKVK; translated from the coding sequence ATGCCTAGATCAGTAAATTCAGTTGCTAAAAGAGCCCGAAGAAAAAAGGTGATGAAGCAAGCCAAAGGATACTTTGGAAGACGTAAAAACGTATGGACAGTTGCAAAAAATGCAGTAGACAAAGCAATGTCTTATGCATACAGAGACCGTCGTCAGAAGAAAAGAAATTTCCGTTCATTATGGATTACTCGTATTAATGCGGGTGCTCGTATGCACGGTATGTCTTATTCTCAGTTTATGGGAGGAGTTAAAGCAAATGGAATCGAGCTTAACCGTAAGGTACTTGCAGACCTTGCTATGAACCACCCAGAAGCGTTTGAAGCAATAATTAATAAAGTAAAGTAA